A genomic segment from Bacillus cereus G9842 encodes:
- the rplJ gene encoding 50S ribosomal protein L10: MSKVIETKQQVVTEIADKLRASKSTIVVDYRGLTVSEATELRKQLREAGVEFKVYKNSLTRRAAESAEMAELNEFLTGPNAIAFSNEDVVAPAKVLNDFAKNHEALEIKAGVIEGKLVTLDEVKAIATLPSREGLLSMLLSVLQAPIRNLALATKAVAEQKEEQGA, translated from the coding sequence ATGAGCAAAGTAATCGAAACTAAACAACAAGTTGTAACTGAAATCGCGGACAAACTTCGTGCTAGTAAATCTACGATCGTTGTTGACTACCGTGGTTTAACGGTTTCTGAAGCAACAGAATTACGTAAGCAATTACGTGAAGCTGGCGTTGAGTTCAAAGTTTACAAAAACTCTCTAACTCGTCGTGCTGCAGAATCTGCTGAAATGGCTGAGTTAAACGAATTCTTAACAGGACCAAACGCAATCGCGTTCAGTAACGAGGATGTAGTTGCTCCTGCGAAAGTATTAAACGACTTCGCTAAAAATCATGAAGCTTTAGAAATTAAAGCGGGCGTAATCGAAGGTAAACTTGTAACACTTGATGAGGTTAAAGCAATCGCTACTCTTCCATCACGTGAAGGCTTACTTTCTATGCTTCTTAGCGTTCTTCAAGCTCCAATCCGTAACCTTGCACTTGCTACTAAAGCAGTTGCAGAACAAAAGGAAGAGCAAGGCGCTTAA
- a CDS encoding 50S ribosomal protein L7ae-like protein translates to MSYQKVSNAENVVVGHKRTLEAIKNGIVKEVVIAEDADVRLTHVIIRTALQHNIPITKVESVRKLGKVSGIQVGASAIGIIS, encoded by the coding sequence ATGTCTTATCAAAAAGTGTCAAATGCTGAAAATGTAGTCGTTGGTCATAAACGAACATTGGAAGCAATCAAAAATGGTATAGTTAAAGAAGTTGTTATTGCAGAAGATGCTGATGTGCGGTTAACCCATGTTATCATTCGCACTGCTTTGCAACATAACATACCCATAACAAAAGTTGAATCAGTTCGTAAGCTTGGAAAAGTTTCGGGGATTCAAGTGGGAGCTTCAGCAATAGGAATAATAAGTTAA
- the rplL gene encoding 50S ribosomal protein L7/L12, with the protein MTKEQIIEAVKSMTVLELNDLVKAIEEEFGVTAAAPVAVAGGAGEAAAEKTEFDVELTSAGAQKIKVIKVVREITGLGLKEAKELVDNTPKVIKEAAAKEEAEEIKAKLEEVGAAVEVK; encoded by the coding sequence ATGACTAAAGAACAAATCATTGAAGCAGTTAAATCTATGACTGTATTAGAACTTAACGACTTAGTAAAAGCTATCGAGGAAGAATTCGGCGTAACTGCTGCTGCTCCTGTAGCTGTTGCTGGTGGCGCTGGAGAAGCTGCTGCTGAGAAAACTGAATTTGATGTGGAACTAACTAGCGCTGGTGCACAAAAAATCAAAGTTATCAAAGTTGTTCGTGAAATCACTGGTCTTGGCTTAAAAGAAGCTAAAGAATTAGTTGACAACACTCCAAAAGTAATCAAAGAAGCTGCTGCTAAAGAAGAAGCTGAAGAAATCAAAGCTAAACTTGAAGAAGTTGGCGCTGCTGTAGAAGTTAAGTAA
- the rplK gene encoding 50S ribosomal protein L11: protein MAKKVIKMVKLQIPAGKANPAPPVGPALGQAGVNIMGFCKEFNARTADQAGLIIPVEITVFEDRSFTFITKTPPAAVLLKKVAGIESGSGEPNRNKVATVKRDKVREIAETKMPDLNAASVEAAMRMVEGTARSMGIVIED from the coding sequence GTGGCTAAAAAGGTAATTAAAATGGTAAAGCTTCAAATTCCTGCAGGTAAAGCTAACCCAGCTCCACCAGTTGGTCCAGCATTAGGACAAGCAGGTGTTAACATCATGGGCTTCTGTAAAGAGTTTAACGCTCGTACAGCAGATCAAGCTGGTCTTATCATCCCTGTTGAAATTACGGTATTTGAGGACCGTTCATTCACTTTCATTACTAAAACTCCTCCTGCTGCTGTTCTTCTTAAGAAAGTAGCTGGTATTGAGTCTGGTTCTGGTGAACCAAATCGTAATAAAGTGGCAACTGTTAAGCGTGATAAAGTACGCGAAATCGCTGAAACTAAAATGCCTGACCTAAACGCTGCTAGCGTAGAAGCTGCAATGCGTATGGTTGAAGGTACTGCACGCAGTATGGGCATCGTTATCGAAGACTAA
- the rpoB gene encoding DNA-directed RNA polymerase subunit beta: MTGQLVQYGRHRQRRSYARISEVLELPNLIEIQTSSYQWFLDEGLREMFQDISPIEDFTGNLSLEFIDYSLGEPKYSVDECKERDVTYAAPLRVKVRLINKETGEVKEQDVFMGDFPLMTETGTFVINGAERVIVSQLVRSPSVYYSGKVDKNGKRGFTATVIPNRGAWLEYETDAKDVVYVRIDRTRKLPVTVLLRALGFGSDQEITELLGDNEYLSNTLEKDNTDSTEKALLEIYERLRPGEPPTVENAKSLLVSRFFDPKRYDLANVGRYKINKKLHIKNRLFNQRLAETLVDPETGEILAAEGTILDRRTLDRILPYLEKNIGFKTAKPMGGVVEGDVELQSIKIYAPESEGERVINVIGNANITRDVKHITPGDILASISYFFNLLYKVGDTDDIDHLGNRRLRSVGELLQNQFRIGLSRMERVVRERMSIQDTNAITPQALINIRPVIASIKEFFGSSQLSQFMDQTNPLAELTHKRRLSALGPGGLTRERAGFEVRDVHYSHYGRMCPIETPEGPNIGLINSLSSFAKVNEFGFIETPYRRVDPETGLVTGHVDYLTADEEDNYVVAQANMKLSDEGEFLSEDIVARFRGENIVTNRERIDYMDVSPKQVVSAATACIPFLENDDSNRALMGANMQRQAVPLMNPESPIVGTGMEYVSAKDSGAAVICKHPGVVERVEAREVWVRRYVEVDGQTVKGDLDRYKMQKFIRSNQGTCYNQRPIVSVGNEVVKGEILADGPSMELGELALGRNVLVGFMTWDGYNYEDAIIMSERLVKDDVYTSIHIEEYESEARDTKLGPEEITRDIPNVGEDALRNLDERGIIRVGAEVKDGDLLVGKVTPKGVTELTAEERLLHAIFGEKAREVRDTSLRVPHGGGGIILDVKVFNREDGDELPPGVNQLVRAYIVQKRKISEGDKMAGRHGNKGVISRILPEEDMPYLPDGTPIDIMLNPLGVPSRMNIGQVLELHLGMAARYLGIHIATPVFDGAREEDVWGTIEEAGMANDAKTILYDGRTGEPFDNRVSVGVMYMIKLAHMVDDKLHARSTGPYSLVTQQPLGGKAQFGGQRFGEMEVWALEAYGAAYTLQEILTVKSDDVVGRVKTYEAIVKGENVPEPGVPESFKVLIKELQSLGMDVKMMSSDDTEIEMRDTEDDDDHQSADKLNVEVETTKE; the protein is encoded by the coding sequence TTGACAGGTCAACTAGTTCAATACGGACGCCACCGCCAACGAAGAAGTTATGCCCGTATTAGTGAAGTATTAGAGTTACCAAATCTTATCGAAATTCAAACCTCTTCTTATCAGTGGTTTCTTGATGAGGGTTTGCGAGAAATGTTCCAAGACATTTCTCCGATTGAAGACTTTACGGGAAATCTATCGCTTGAATTTATCGACTACAGCTTAGGTGAACCTAAATACTCTGTAGACGAATGCAAAGAGCGTGATGTGACGTATGCAGCACCACTTCGTGTAAAAGTGCGTCTAATCAACAAGGAAACTGGTGAAGTAAAAGAACAAGATGTGTTCATGGGAGATTTCCCACTCATGACAGAGACTGGAACATTCGTAATTAACGGTGCAGAACGTGTTATCGTTTCCCAGTTAGTTCGCTCTCCAAGCGTATACTATAGTGGCAAAGTGGATAAAAACGGAAAACGTGGTTTTACTGCTACTGTAATTCCAAACCGCGGAGCTTGGTTAGAGTATGAGACAGATGCTAAGGATGTTGTATATGTGCGTATTGACCGTACGCGTAAACTTCCTGTAACTGTTTTGTTACGCGCATTAGGGTTTGGCTCTGATCAAGAAATCACCGAGCTTTTAGGTGATAACGAATACTTAAGCAACACATTAGAAAAAGACAACACAGATAGCACAGAAAAAGCATTGCTTGAAATTTATGAGCGTCTACGTCCTGGTGAACCACCAACAGTAGAAAATGCTAAGAGCTTACTTGTGTCTCGTTTCTTCGATCCAAAGCGCTACGATTTAGCAAATGTAGGTCGCTATAAGATCAACAAGAAGTTACACATTAAAAACAGATTGTTTAATCAACGTTTAGCTGAAACATTAGTGGATCCAGAAACTGGTGAAATTTTAGCGGCAGAAGGAACAATCTTAGATCGTCGTACACTTGATCGCATTTTACCTTACTTAGAGAAAAACATTGGATTCAAAACAGCGAAACCAATGGGTGGAGTGGTAGAAGGCGATGTTGAGCTGCAATCTATTAAGATTTATGCTCCTGAGTCGGAAGGCGAACGCGTAATTAATGTAATTGGTAATGCAAACATTACTCGTGATGTGAAACACATCACACCAGGTGATATCCTTGCTTCTATCAGTTACTTCTTCAACCTACTATACAAAGTAGGAGATACAGATGATATTGACCATTTAGGAAACCGTCGTCTGCGTTCTGTTGGAGAACTATTACAAAACCAATTCCGTATCGGCCTTTCTCGTATGGAACGTGTTGTTCGTGAGAGAATGTCGATCCAAGATACAAATGCAATTACACCACAGGCACTAATTAATATTCGTCCTGTTATTGCATCTATTAAAGAGTTCTTCGGAAGTTCTCAGTTATCTCAGTTCATGGACCAAACAAATCCATTAGCAGAGTTAACTCACAAACGAAGACTATCTGCATTAGGACCTGGTGGTTTAACGCGTGAGCGCGCAGGCTTTGAAGTACGTGACGTTCATTACTCCCACTATGGTCGTATGTGTCCGATTGAAACACCAGAGGGACCAAACATTGGTTTGATTAACTCATTATCTTCGTTCGCGAAAGTAAATGAGTTTGGTTTCATTGAAACACCATACCGTCGTGTTGACCCAGAAACTGGTCTTGTAACAGGGCATGTTGATTATTTAACAGCAGATGAAGAAGATAACTATGTTGTAGCCCAAGCGAATATGAAATTATCTGATGAAGGTGAATTCCTAAGTGAAGATATCGTAGCTCGTTTCCGTGGCGAAAATATTGTCACAAATAGAGAACGCATCGACTACATGGATGTATCTCCAAAACAAGTAGTGTCGGCAGCGACAGCTTGTATTCCGTTCTTAGAAAACGATGACTCTAACCGCGCACTTATGGGAGCGAACATGCAACGTCAGGCGGTTCCGTTAATGAATCCGGAATCTCCGATTGTAGGTACAGGTATGGAGTACGTATCAGCAAAAGACTCGGGTGCTGCAGTAATCTGTAAACATCCTGGTGTTGTTGAGCGCGTAGAAGCACGTGAAGTTTGGGTACGTCGCTATGTAGAAGTTGACGGTCAAACAGTAAAAGGCGACTTAGATCGCTACAAAATGCAAAAATTCATTCGTTCTAACCAAGGAACTTGTTACAACCAACGTCCAATCGTAAGTGTTGGAAATGAAGTTGTAAAAGGTGAAATCCTTGCGGATGGTCCTTCTATGGAATTAGGTGAACTAGCACTTGGACGTAACGTGCTTGTTGGCTTCATGACTTGGGACGGTTATAACTACGAGGATGCGATTATCATGAGTGAGCGCCTTGTAAAAGATGATGTGTACACTTCTATTCATATTGAAGAATATGAATCAGAAGCTCGTGATACGAAGCTTGGACCAGAAGAAATTACACGTGACATTCCAAACGTTGGGGAAGACGCATTACGTAACCTTGACGAGCGCGGTATTATTCGCGTTGGTGCTGAAGTAAAAGATGGAGATTTACTTGTTGGTAAAGTAACACCTAAAGGTGTAACAGAATTAACAGCTGAAGAACGTCTATTACATGCTATCTTTGGAGAAAAAGCGCGTGAAGTACGTGATACATCACTACGTGTACCACACGGTGGTGGCGGTATTATCTTAGACGTAAAAGTATTCAACCGTGAAGATGGCGATGAATTGCCACCAGGTGTGAATCAACTTGTACGTGCATATATCGTTCAAAAACGTAAAATTTCTGAAGGTGACAAGATGGCCGGACGTCACGGTAACAAAGGTGTTATTTCTCGTATTTTACCAGAAGAAGATATGCCTTACTTACCAGACGGTACGCCAATCGATATTATGTTAAACCCATTAGGGGTACCATCTCGTATGAATATCGGTCAGGTATTAGAGCTTCATCTTGGTATGGCAGCAAGATACCTGGGCATTCACATTGCAACACCAGTATTCGATGGTGCTCGTGAGGAAGATGTTTGGGGCACAATTGAAGAAGCTGGTATGGCAAATGACGCGAAAACAATCCTGTATGACGGACGTACTGGTGAACCATTCGATAACCGCGTATCTGTTGGTGTCATGTATATGATCAAACTTGCGCACATGGTTGACGATAAACTTCATGCTCGTTCTACTGGACCATACTCACTTGTAACGCAGCAACCTCTTGGAGGTAAAGCTCAGTTCGGTGGACAGCGTTTCGGTGAGATGGAGGTTTGGGCACTTGAAGCTTACGGTGCTGCTTATACTCTTCAAGAAATCTTAACAGTGAAGTCTGATGATGTTGTTGGACGTGTTAAGACTTATGAAGCAATTGTTAAAGGCGAAAATGTTCCAGAACCAGGCGTTCCTGAATCATTCAAAGTATTGATTAAAGAGCTGCAAAGTTTAGGTATGGACGTTAAAATGATGTCTAGCGACGATACAGAAATTGAAATGCGTGATACAGAAGATGATGATGATCATCAATCAGCAGATAAATTGAATGTTGAAGTTGAGACAACTAAGGAATAA
- a CDS encoding class I SAM-dependent methyltransferase: MADHYFSNDPSSKSDRKRWEFALRGSQFTFLSDHGVFSKNEVDFGSRLLIEAFQMPDIKGNILDVGCGYGPIGLSLAKEFQGREVHMVDVNERALGLAKENAANNKIENIRIFQSSVYENVDGKYAAILSNPPIRAGKDVVHEILEKAVEYLVPGGELWIVIQKKQGAPSALKKLEEVFSEVEVVEKKKGYYIIKSKKR; this comes from the coding sequence ATGGCAGACCATTATTTTTCTAACGACCCTTCTAGTAAAAGTGATCGTAAGCGATGGGAATTTGCACTTCGTGGATCTCAATTTACTTTCTTATCCGACCATGGGGTGTTCTCGAAAAACGAAGTGGACTTTGGTTCCCGTCTTTTAATTGAAGCTTTTCAAATGCCAGATATTAAAGGTAATATATTAGATGTAGGTTGCGGATACGGTCCTATTGGTTTGTCGCTAGCGAAAGAGTTTCAAGGTCGTGAAGTTCACATGGTGGATGTGAATGAAAGGGCGCTTGGACTTGCGAAAGAAAACGCCGCTAATAACAAAATCGAGAATATACGTATTTTTCAAAGTAGCGTCTATGAAAATGTAGATGGCAAGTATGCTGCTATTCTATCTAACCCTCCAATTCGTGCGGGTAAAGATGTCGTACATGAAATTTTAGAAAAAGCTGTGGAGTATTTAGTTCCAGGTGGAGAACTTTGGATTGTTATTCAAAAGAAGCAAGGTGCACCATCTGCGCTGAAAAAACTAGAGGAAGTATTTTCTGAAGTTGAGGTTGTAGAAAAGAAAAAAGGATATTATATCATAAAATCAAAAAAACGTTGA
- the rpoC gene encoding DNA-directed RNA polymerase subunit beta' yields MIDVNNFEYMKIGLASPDKIRSWSYGEVKKPETINYRTLKPEKDGLFCERIFGPQKDWECHCGKYKRVRYKGVVCDRCGVEVTRAKVRRERMGHIELAAPVSHIWYFKGIPSRMGLVLDMSPRALEEVIYFASYVVTESGDTPLDKKQLLSEKEYRAYRDRYGSTFQAAMGAEAIKKLLQDIDLDKEVDFLKEELKTAQGQRRTRAIKRLEVLEAFRNSGNEPSWMILDVLPVIPPELRPMVQLDGGRFATSDLNDLYRRVINRNNRLKRLLDLGAPSIIVQNEKRMLQEAVDALIDNGRRGRPVTGPGNRPLKSLSHMLKGKQGRFRQNLLGKRVDYSGRSVIVVGPNLKMYQCGLPKEMALELFKPFVMKELVGKGLAHNIKSAKRKIERVHPEVWDVLESVIKEHPVLLNRAPTLHRLGIQAFEPTLVEGRAIRLHPLVCTAYNADFDGDQMAVHVPLSSEAQAEARILMLAAQNILNPKDGKPVVTPSQDMVLGNYYLTLEREGAIGEGMVFKDANEAILAYQNGYVHLHTRVAVAASSVNNVTFTEEQKGKLLLTTVGKLIFNEILPESFPYINEPTNSNLEKETPAEYFVEKGANIKEIIASREEVAPFSKKILGNIIAEVFKRFQITETSRMLDRMKNLGFKYSTKAGITVGVSDILVLGEKDEILHEAQAKVDNVIKQFRRGLITEEERYDRVISIWSNAKDVIQGKLMKSLNKRNPIFMMSDSGARGNASNFTQLAGMRGLMANPSGRIIELPIKSSFREGLTVLEYFISTHGARKGLADTALKTADSGYLTRRLVDVAQDVIVREDDCGTDRGLLIGAIKEGNEVIESLYDRLVGRFARKTVKHPETGEVLVSENQLITEDIAHIVENSGVETVNIRSAFTCNTRHGVCKKCYGRNLATGTDVEVGEAVGIIAAQSIGEPGTQLTMRTFHTGGVAGDDITQGLPRIQEIFEARNPKGQAVISEIDGVIAAINDVKDRQEVVVQGEVEARTYAIPYGARLKVTPGQPISHGKELTEGSIDPKELLKVTDITAVQEYLLREVQKVYRMQGVEIGDKHVEVMVRQMLRKVRVSDAGETDVLPGTLLDIHQFTDANAKVLLKGKQPATARPVLLGITKASLETDSFLSAASFQETTRVLTDAAIKGKRDELLGLKENVIIGKLVPAGTGMNRYRKVDLVKTTQDNMNVENDEVYVEQ; encoded by the coding sequence TTGATAGATGTAAATAACTTTGAATATATGAAGATTGGACTTGCTTCACCTGACAAGATTCGTTCTTGGTCATACGGTGAAGTTAAGAAACCAGAAACTATTAACTATCGTACGTTAAAGCCTGAAAAAGATGGCTTGTTCTGTGAGCGTATTTTCGGACCACAAAAGGACTGGGAATGTCATTGCGGAAAATACAAACGTGTACGTTATAAAGGTGTAGTTTGTGATCGATGTGGCGTTGAAGTAACGCGTGCAAAAGTACGTCGTGAACGTATGGGTCATATTGAATTAGCTGCTCCTGTATCTCATATTTGGTATTTCAAAGGTATCCCGAGCCGCATGGGACTTGTCTTAGACATGTCCCCTCGCGCGCTTGAAGAAGTAATTTATTTCGCTTCTTATGTTGTAACAGAAAGTGGAGATACACCACTTGATAAGAAGCAATTACTTTCTGAAAAAGAATACCGTGCATATCGTGATCGATATGGTAGCACATTCCAAGCTGCTATGGGTGCAGAAGCGATTAAAAAGCTACTACAAGACATCGATTTAGATAAAGAAGTAGACTTCTTAAAAGAAGAATTAAAAACAGCACAAGGACAACGCCGTACTCGTGCTATTAAACGTCTAGAAGTATTAGAAGCATTCCGCAACTCTGGAAATGAACCATCTTGGATGATCTTAGATGTTCTACCAGTAATCCCACCAGAACTACGCCCAATGGTACAGTTAGATGGTGGACGTTTTGCTACTTCTGACTTAAACGACTTATATCGTCGTGTAATTAACCGTAACAACCGTTTAAAACGTCTATTGGACCTAGGTGCTCCAAGCATCATCGTTCAAAACGAAAAACGTATGTTACAAGAAGCTGTAGACGCATTAATCGATAATGGCCGTCGTGGCCGTCCGGTTACTGGACCAGGTAACCGCCCATTAAAATCACTATCTCACATGCTTAAAGGTAAACAAGGACGTTTCCGTCAAAACTTATTAGGTAAACGTGTTGACTACTCTGGCCGTTCTGTAATCGTTGTAGGACCGAACTTAAAGATGTACCAGTGTGGATTACCGAAAGAAATGGCGCTTGAACTGTTCAAACCTTTCGTTATGAAAGAGTTAGTTGGAAAAGGCTTAGCACACAATATTAAGAGTGCGAAACGTAAAATTGAGCGTGTACACCCTGAAGTTTGGGACGTTTTAGAATCTGTGATTAAAGAGCATCCAGTACTTCTAAACCGCGCACCAACACTTCACCGTCTTGGTATCCAGGCGTTTGAACCTACATTAGTAGAAGGTCGCGCAATTCGTCTTCATCCACTTGTATGTACTGCATACAACGCGGACTTTGACGGTGACCAAATGGCGGTTCACGTTCCGTTATCATCAGAGGCACAAGCAGAAGCTCGTATTCTTATGTTAGCGGCACAAAACATCTTGAATCCAAAAGACGGAAAACCAGTTGTTACTCCATCTCAGGATATGGTATTAGGTAACTACTACTTAACACTTGAGCGTGAAGGCGCAATCGGTGAAGGTATGGTCTTCAAAGATGCAAACGAAGCAATACTTGCATACCAAAATGGATATGTACATCTGCACACACGTGTTGCAGTTGCTGCAAGTTCAGTAAATAACGTAACGTTTACTGAAGAGCAAAAGGGTAAGCTTCTATTAACAACAGTTGGTAAATTAATATTTAACGAAATCTTACCAGAGTCGTTCCCTTATATTAATGAACCGACAAACTCAAACCTTGAAAAAGAAACACCAGCGGAATATTTCGTTGAAAAAGGTGCGAACATTAAAGAAATTATTGCTAGTCGCGAAGAAGTGGCACCATTTAGCAAGAAGATCCTTGGTAACATCATTGCGGAAGTATTCAAACGTTTCCAAATTACGGAAACATCTCGCATGCTTGACCGTATGAAAAACTTAGGATTTAAGTACTCTACAAAGGCTGGTATTACAGTTGGGGTATCTGACATTCTTGTATTAGGTGAAAAAGATGAAATTCTCCATGAAGCACAAGCAAAAGTAGATAATGTAATTAAACAATTCCGTCGCGGTTTAATCACGGAAGAAGAACGTTACGATCGCGTTATCTCTATTTGGAGTAATGCAAAAGATGTTATCCAAGGAAAACTGATGAAATCCTTGAATAAACGCAACCCAATCTTCATGATGAGTGATTCCGGTGCCCGTGGTAACGCATCGAACTTTACTCAGCTTGCTGGTATGCGTGGTCTGATGGCCAATCCATCTGGTCGTATTATCGAACTTCCAATTAAATCAAGTTTCCGTGAAGGTTTAACAGTACTTGAGTACTTCATCTCTACGCATGGTGCGCGTAAAGGTCTTGCCGATACAGCACTTAAAACTGCCGATTCTGGTTACTTAACGCGTCGTCTTGTAGACGTTGCACAAGATGTAATTGTCCGTGAAGATGATTGTGGAACAGATCGTGGTCTATTAATTGGTGCGATTAAAGAGGGTAATGAAGTAATTGAGTCATTATATGATCGTCTTGTTGGACGTTTTGCAAGAAAAACTGTAAAACATCCTGAAACAGGTGAAGTATTAGTTAGTGAAAACCAATTAATTACTGAAGATATCGCTCATATCGTTGAAAATTCGGGTGTTGAAACTGTAAACATTCGTTCAGCGTTCACGTGTAACACTCGCCACGGTGTATGTAAGAAGTGTTACGGTCGTAACTTAGCAACTGGTACAGACGTAGAAGTAGGAGAAGCGGTAGGTATTATCGCAGCTCAATCTATCGGTGAGCCAGGTACACAGTTAACGATGCGTACATTCCATACAGGTGGGGTTGCCGGAGATGATATCACTCAAGGTTTACCTCGTATCCAAGAGATCTTCGAAGCTCGTAATCCGAAAGGTCAGGCAGTTATCAGTGAAATCGACGGTGTTATCGCAGCGATCAACGATGTTAAAGATCGCCAAGAAGTAGTTGTACAGGGTGAAGTTGAAGCTCGTACGTATGCTATTCCTTACGGTGCTCGTCTGAAAGTAACTCCAGGACAGCCAATTAGCCACGGTAAAGAGTTAACAGAAGGTTCTATTGATCCGAAAGAATTACTAAAAGTAACGGACATTACAGCAGTGCAAGAATACTTATTACGTGAAGTTCAAAAAGTATACCGTATGCAAGGGGTAGAAATTGGTGACAAACACGTAGAAGTAATGGTACGCCAAATGCTACGTAAAGTTCGTGTAAGTGATGCAGGTGAAACAGATGTATTACCAGGAACATTACTAGATATCCATCAGTTTACTGATGCGAATGCGAAGGTGTTACTGAAAGGTAAACAACCAGCGACAGCTAGACCTGTTCTACTTGGTATTACAAAAGCTTCACTTGAAACAGATTCGTTCTTATCTGCAGCTTCGTTCCAAGAAACAACTCGTGTTTTAACGGATGCAGCAATTAAAGGTAAACGCGATGAGCTTCTAGGATTGAAAGAGAATGTTATTATCGGTAAGCTTGTTCCTGCTGGAACAGGTATGAATCGTTATCGTAAAGTGGATCTTGTAAAAACAACACAAGATAACATGAATGTAGAAAACGATGAAGTTTATGTGGAACAGTAA
- the rpsL gene encoding 30S ribosomal protein S12, which translates to MPTINQLVRNGRTDKVWKSKSPALNKGFNSLKKKSTDISAPQKRGVCTRVGTMTPKKPNSALRKYARVRLTNGIEVTAYIPGIGHNLQEHSVVLIRGGRVKDLPGVRYHIVRGALDTAGVDKRMQGRSKYGTKRPKPAKK; encoded by the coding sequence ATGCCTACTATTAACCAATTAGTGAGAAATGGTCGTACTGATAAAGTATGGAAATCTAAATCACCTGCGTTAAACAAAGGTTTTAACTCTTTAAAGAAAAAATCAACTGATATCTCTGCACCTCAAAAACGTGGTGTATGTACTCGTGTTGGTACAATGACTCCAAAGAAACCTAACTCAGCGTTACGTAAATACGCTCGTGTACGTTTAACAAACGGGATTGAAGTTACAGCTTACATCCCAGGTATCGGTCATAACTTACAAGAGCATAGCGTAGTATTAATTCGCGGTGGTCGAGTAAAGGATTTACCAGGGGTACGTTACCACATCGTTCGTGGAGCGCTTGATACAGCTGGTGTTGACAAACGTATGCAAGGACGTTCTAAATATGGTACTAAGCGACCAAAACCTGCTAAAAAATAA
- the rplA gene encoding 50S ribosomal protein L1 — MAKRGKKYVEAAKLVDRAAAYSATEAVELVKKTNTAKFDATVEAAFRLGVDPKKADQQIRGAVVLPHGTGKVQRVLVFAKGEKAKEAEAAGADFVGDTDYIGKIQQGWFDFDVVVATPDMMGEVGKLGRVLGPKGLMPNPKTGTVTFDVTKAVNEIKAGKVEYRVDKAGNIHVPIGKVSFEDAKLVENFKTIADTLLKVKPSAAKGTYMKNVTVASTMGPGVRVDVSTLA; from the coding sequence ATGGCTAAAAGAGGTAAAAAGTACGTAGAAGCTGCAAAGCTTGTTGACCGTGCAGCTGCTTACTCTGCAACAGAAGCGGTAGAATTAGTAAAGAAAACAAACACAGCTAAATTTGATGCAACTGTAGAAGCTGCATTCCGTTTAGGTGTTGACCCTAAGAAAGCTGACCAACAAATCCGTGGTGCAGTTGTTCTTCCGCACGGTACTGGTAAAGTACAACGTGTATTAGTGTTCGCTAAAGGTGAAAAAGCTAAAGAAGCTGAAGCTGCTGGAGCTGACTTCGTAGGCGATACTGATTACATCGGTAAAATCCAACAAGGTTGGTTCGATTTCGATGTAGTAGTAGCAACTCCTGACATGATGGGTGAAGTTGGTAAACTTGGTCGCGTATTAGGACCTAAAGGTTTAATGCCAAACCCTAAAACTGGAACAGTTACTTTCGATGTAACTAAAGCTGTTAACGAAATCAAAGCTGGTAAAGTTGAATACCGCGTTGATAAAGCTGGTAACATCCACGTTCCAATCGGTAAAGTATCTTTCGAAGATGCTAAATTAGTAGAAAACTTCAAAACAATCGCTGATACTTTATTAAAAGTTAAGCCATCTGCTGCAAAAGGTACTTACATGAAGAACGTAACAGTTGCTTCTACAATGGGACCTGGCGTACGTGTAGACGTTTCTACATTAGCGTAA